The following are from one region of the Paenibacillus sp. JZ16 genome:
- a CDS encoding sugar ABC transporter substrate-binding protein — translation MKGSKHVRKLTALVLAFMIVLTGCAESGSGGGSGAGNLADKVENLPAGIAEKDPVKLMVVRKIGGDDHTAQFLAGAKQEGEALGFKVDTFSANGDSAKFHDAIAQAIDSDYDGFIISHGDDPASVQDVKKITDKGIPVVTFDSLPEIGDIAGVTQTSQDDEQLAKLALDKLVEEQGPEANIVYLWVDGFPPMVRRNAVYQETLKNNPGIKEVERFGVASDQTSLETQNAVSAILTKYPKGEIDAIFATWDAFAIGAARALEEAGRTEVKIYGIDVSNADLELIQKPDSPWVATAAVDPKTIGAINVRLLAKKIAGEETPATVNLEPVLIERSSLEGAAEAVNMVNLADIIPSWGTSTEFEEDWMKALKEASGK, via the coding sequence ATGAAAGGCAGTAAACACGTAAGGAAATTAACCGCGCTGGTGCTAGCGTTTATGATTGTCTTAACCGGCTGTGCTGAATCGGGCAGCGGCGGCGGTAGTGGAGCAGGCAATCTGGCGGACAAGGTCGAGAACCTGCCGGCAGGCATTGCCGAGAAGGATCCGGTGAAATTGATGGTCGTCCGGAAAATCGGGGGCGATGATCATACGGCGCAATTTTTGGCAGGCGCGAAGCAGGAAGGCGAGGCTCTCGGGTTTAAGGTAGATACCTTCTCGGCGAACGGGGATTCCGCTAAATTCCACGATGCGATCGCCCAAGCCATTGACAGCGATTACGATGGATTTATCATTTCGCACGGAGATGATCCCGCATCCGTTCAAGACGTGAAGAAGATTACGGATAAAGGAATTCCTGTCGTTACCTTTGACTCCTTGCCGGAGATCGGCGACATTGCAGGGGTAACCCAGACGTCGCAGGATGATGAGCAGCTGGCGAAGCTGGCACTGGACAAGCTGGTCGAAGAGCAAGGGCCGGAAGCCAACATCGTCTACCTCTGGGTGGACGGATTCCCGCCGATGGTACGACGTAATGCCGTATACCAGGAAACGCTGAAGAACAATCCGGGCATCAAGGAAGTGGAGCGTTTCGGCGTGGCGAGCGACCAGACTTCGCTGGAAACGCAAAATGCGGTATCCGCCATCCTGACGAAGTATCCGAAGGGCGAAATCGATGCGATCTTCGCAACCTGGGATGCGTTCGCCATCGGCGCAGCCAGAGCGCTGGAGGAAGCGGGACGCACCGAGGTCAAGATTTACGGCATCGACGTATCCAACGCGGACCTGGAGCTGATCCAGAAGCCGGACAGCCCTTGGGTGGCCACCGCAGCCGTAGATCCGAAAACGATCGGCGCGATCAACGTCCGTTTGCTTGCTAAAAAGATTGCCGGCGAGGAAACGCCTGCCACGGTCAATCTGGAGCCTGTATTGATCGAACGCTCCAGCCTTGAGGGTGCAGCCGAAGCAGTCAACATGGTCAACCTGGCGGATATTATCCCTAGCTGGGGGACGAGCACCGAATTCGAAGAGGACTGGATGAAGGCGTTGAAAGAAGCAAGCGGCAAATAA
- a CDS encoding acyl-CoA thioesterase, giving the protein MKKTTFIQPDPKAWLDTFHFEIPIKIRYCETDMLGHVNNVSYFMYFEQGRIEYFENLGLTEDLFSKQKVSVVADLECQYLAQLYLKDPLKLHVRVAEIGRSSMDVQYAIVVDGTLKAAGRGTIVLIDTATGKSTPIPDSARERISTFEGWM; this is encoded by the coding sequence ATGAAAAAAACAACCTTCATACAACCGGATCCCAAGGCTTGGCTGGACACGTTTCACTTTGAAATTCCGATAAAGATAAGGTACTGCGAAACGGATATGCTGGGTCATGTCAATAACGTCAGTTATTTCATGTATTTTGAGCAGGGACGCATTGAGTATTTCGAGAACCTGGGATTGACCGAGGATCTGTTCAGCAAACAAAAGGTGTCGGTGGTTGCGGATCTGGAATGCCAGTATCTTGCTCAATTGTATCTGAAGGACCCGCTTAAGCTTCATGTCCGGGTGGCTGAGATCGGGCGCTCCTCCATGGACGTCCAGTATGCGATCGTGGTGGACGGCACCTTAAAAGCAGCCGGTCGCGGAACCATTGTGCTCATCGACACCGCGACAGGTAAGAGTACGCCGATTCCGGATTCGGCACGCGAGCGGATTTCGACTTTTGAAGGATGGATGTAA
- a CDS encoding ABC transporter permease, producing MNTARPIKEKPAASFAFDFLYKYGTLITVFALILVFGTVADNFLNTSNIINILRSISIVTIIAVGLTVSLAVGGFDLSVGSTASLANALVISMFVWHGQNIGIGIGLTLLFCLAVGLINAFLVINFKIDDMLMTLATMFIFQGIALTYTRGATISQNMILPSGDFATGKIPAVFEKIGQVPWIIIIMVLVVLVVHLFLTYTKHGRYMYMIGGNREAAALSGIPVSKYRLIAYLVSALFAAIGGIILGARVMTAEVGSGGPYLMDAVAATFIGYSVFGAGKPNALGTFVGAVLIGILQNGLIMLSVPYYAMDIVKGSVLALALALTYYKKRH from the coding sequence ATGAATACAGCAAGACCAATTAAGGAGAAGCCGGCGGCTAGTTTCGCTTTTGATTTTCTATATAAATACGGCACGTTGATCACGGTATTTGCACTTATTCTCGTATTCGGGACCGTCGCCGACAACTTTTTGAATACAAGCAACATTATTAACATACTCCGTTCGATCTCGATCGTGACGATTATTGCCGTGGGACTGACCGTATCGCTGGCCGTGGGCGGCTTTGACCTGTCCGTCGGCTCAACGGCGTCACTGGCGAACGCGCTGGTTATTTCCATGTTCGTCTGGCATGGGCAAAATATCGGCATCGGCATCGGCCTCACGCTGCTGTTCTGTCTAGCCGTCGGGCTGATCAACGCGTTTCTGGTCATCAATTTCAAGATCGACGACATGCTGATGACCCTGGCGACGATGTTTATCTTCCAGGGAATTGCCTTGACATATACCCGGGGCGCTACCATTTCCCAGAATATGATCCTGCCGAGCGGAGATTTTGCCACGGGTAAAATTCCGGCGGTGTTTGAGAAGATCGGGCAGGTGCCATGGATCATTATCATCATGGTGCTCGTGGTCCTCGTGGTCCATCTGTTCCTGACCTATACCAAACACGGACGGTATATGTACATGATCGGAGGCAACCGTGAAGCGGCAGCTTTATCCGGGATTCCGGTGAGCAAATACCGTTTGATTGCATACCTGGTCTCCGCATTGTTTGCCGCCATCGGCGGGATTATTCTCGGGGCTCGCGTCATGACGGCCGAGGTGGGCTCCGGCGGACCTTATCTGATGGATGCCGTCGCTGCGACCTTCATCGGATACTCCGTATTCGGAGCCGGCAAGCCGAACGCGCTCGGGACCTTTGTCGGCGCCGTTTTGATCGGCATATTGCAAAACGGTCTGATCATGCTGTCCGTGCCGTATTATGCAATGGATATCGTGAAGGGCTCGGTGCTGGCGTTGGCGCTTGCCTTAACTTACTATAAGAAGAGACATTGA
- a CDS encoding sugar ABC transporter ATP-binding protein, which yields MEPTTATSTDVSDSAPLLQMKHISISFPGVKALIDVDFQAVAGTAHALIGANGAGKSTLMKILSGAYNHYEGEIWIDGSKADIRSPKEAKDLGIQIVYQEVDTALIPNLTVGENIMLDRTVHDMGKRHLIRWKELHQEAESILARMNIRVPGKKLISELTLAEKQMVLIARAVSKQCRILVLDEPTAPLSHSETDQLFKLVRKLKQDGVGIIFISHRLPELYEICDDITIMRDGQLVKSDRIANIDQPKVVEYMLGSRMEQQFPHSQREIGSVCFEVKNMFDPGKINSVDLHIRKGEIVGLAGLVGAGKTELCRAIFGASDTSTGEITLNGNKLRIRSPHDAVSHGIALVPEERRREGVFVEEPVSVNLTAAVLSRFSRWGSWLSFSKEKRAAREIIESLGIKTPNERARVRNLSGGNQQKVAIGKWLLVDADVYIFDEPTKGVDVGAKRDIFHLVAELAKRGKCVLYASSELSEIVGITDRVYVMYDGGITKELTTQSSNEEELLLYCTGGGLT from the coding sequence ATGGAGCCAACAACTGCCACATCGACCGACGTGTCGGATTCGGCACCCTTACTTCAAATGAAGCATATCTCAATCTCTTTTCCAGGCGTTAAGGCGTTAATCGATGTTGACTTTCAGGCGGTCGCAGGAACAGCACATGCATTAATTGGCGCGAATGGAGCAGGGAAATCTACATTAATGAAGATTCTATCGGGTGCTTACAACCATTATGAGGGCGAGATCTGGATCGATGGGAGCAAGGCAGACATTCGTTCCCCGAAGGAAGCGAAGGATCTGGGTATTCAGATCGTCTATCAAGAGGTGGATACGGCGCTCATTCCGAACCTGACGGTCGGAGAGAACATTATGCTCGACCGGACGGTTCACGATATGGGCAAGCGGCACCTGATCCGCTGGAAGGAGCTCCATCAGGAAGCTGAGTCGATTCTTGCACGGATGAACATCCGGGTTCCCGGCAAGAAGCTGATCTCGGAGCTGACGCTGGCGGAGAAGCAGATGGTGCTGATCGCAAGAGCCGTCTCCAAGCAGTGCCGGATTCTGGTTCTGGACGAGCCGACCGCGCCGCTCAGCCACAGCGAGACAGATCAGCTGTTCAAGCTGGTGCGCAAGCTGAAGCAGGATGGGGTTGGCATTATTTTCATCTCGCACCGCCTGCCGGAGCTGTATGAAATCTGCGATGATATTACGATCATGCGGGATGGTCAGCTGGTGAAGAGTGACCGCATTGCGAATATCGACCAGCCCAAAGTGGTGGAGTACATGCTGGGCTCCAGGATGGAGCAGCAGTTTCCCCATAGCCAGCGAGAGATCGGCTCCGTCTGCTTCGAGGTGAAGAACATGTTCGACCCAGGCAAAATCAACAGTGTTGACCTGCACATACGCAAGGGAGAAATCGTCGGCTTGGCCGGGCTGGTCGGGGCAGGGAAAACGGAGCTGTGCCGGGCGATATTCGGAGCATCCGACACATCAACCGGCGAGATCACGCTGAACGGGAATAAGCTCCGCATCCGCTCGCCGCACGATGCCGTCTCGCATGGCATCGCGCTGGTCCCCGAGGAACGCCGACGCGAAGGCGTCTTCGTGGAAGAGCCGGTGTCCGTCAATTTAACGGCTGCGGTGCTGTCCCGTTTTTCCAGATGGGGATCCTGGCTTAGCTTCAGCAAGGAAAAGCGGGCGGCGAGGGAGATTATCGAGTCGCTCGGAATTAAGACCCCGAACGAGCGGGCCCGAGTGAGAAACCTGTCCGGGGGCAACCAGCAGAAGGTGGCAATCGGCAAATGGCTGCTGGTCGACGCCGATGTGTATATTTTTGATGAGCCGACCAAAGGGGTTGACGTTGGCGCGAAGCGGGACATTTTTCATCTGGTGGCCGAGCTGGCCAAGCGGGGGAAGTGCGTGCTGTACGCCTCCAGCGAGCTGTCCGAAATCGTTGGCATCACGGATCGGGTGTATGTGATGTATGACGGCGGCATCACGAAGGAGCTGACGACGCAGTCATCCAACGAAGAGGAACTATTGCTTTACTGCACAGGAGGCGGATTAACATGA